A single Bifidobacterium asteroides DNA region contains:
- the pstB gene encoding phosphate ABC transporter ATP-binding protein PstB, producing the protein MGQRIDISHLNVYYGDFLAVEDVNMRIQANKVTAFIGPSGCGKSTVLRTLDRMHEITPGAHVSGQVLLEGRDLYGPDVDPVEVRRDVGMVFQRANPFPTMSIRENVLAGIRLNKKHIAKSDADDLVEWALRGANLWNEVKDRLDKPGIGLSGGQQQRLCIARAVAVHPQVLLMDEPCSALDPISTLAVEDLINELKRDYTIVIVTHNMQQAARVSDYTAFFNLKAVGQPGHLVEMDDTTTIFSNPHEPDTERYISGRFG; encoded by the coding sequence ATGGGCCAACGCATAGACATCAGCCATCTCAACGTCTACTACGGCGACTTCCTGGCCGTTGAGGACGTGAACATGCGCATCCAGGCCAACAAGGTCACCGCCTTCATCGGTCCCTCCGGCTGCGGCAAGTCCACGGTTCTGCGCACCCTGGACCGCATGCACGAGATCACTCCGGGGGCGCATGTAAGCGGGCAGGTGCTGCTGGAGGGTCGCGACCTCTATGGACCGGATGTGGACCCGGTCGAGGTGCGGCGGGATGTGGGCATGGTCTTCCAGAGGGCCAACCCCTTCCCGACCATGTCCATCCGGGAGAACGTCCTGGCTGGTATCCGGCTCAACAAGAAGCACATCGCCAAGTCGGACGCCGACGACCTGGTGGAGTGGGCCCTGCGCGGGGCCAACCTTTGGAATGAGGTCAAGGATCGTCTGGACAAGCCGGGCATCGGGCTCTCGGGCGGTCAGCAGCAACGGCTCTGCATCGCCCGTGCCGTGGCCGTGCACCCCCAGGTCCTGCTCATGGACGAACCCTGCTCGGCCCTGGACCCCATCTCCACCCTGGCTGTGGAGGATCTGATCAACGAGCTCAAGCGGGACTACACCATTGTCATCGTCACCCATAACATGCAGCAGGCCGCCAGGGTCTCGGACTATACAGCCTTCTTCAATCTCAAGGCCGTGGGTCAGCCCGGCCATCTGGTGGAGATGGACGACACCACCACCATCTTCTCCAACCCGCACGAGCCGGACACCGAGCGCTACATCTCCGGTCGCTTCGGCTGA
- the pstC gene encoding phosphate ABC transporter permease subunit PstC: protein MSEKPDETATLHQARRVDRIFKACATGAGILILLALAAVTLFLILRAFPAFTGDPDSRTQAILSLSGGRASSFLGYVGPLVFGTILIAGLALLLAFPVSLGIALFIGYYAPARLSTLLSTVIDLLAAVPSVIYGLWGALVLVPNITGFWRWLSVHLGWIPLFSGPVAAPARSVATVALVLAVMILPIITSVTRDILIQAPRLQQEAALALGATKWEMIRLAVLPFGRSGIISASMLGLGRALGETMAVLMILSPGLSYSLRLLQASKSQTIAANIAAQFPEADSQGVALLVATGLVLFIITFIVNYLARRITAKAGA from the coding sequence ATGAGCGAGAAACCGGACGAGACCGCAACCCTGCACCAGGCCAGACGGGTGGACCGGATCTTCAAGGCCTGCGCCACAGGGGCGGGAATTCTGATCCTGCTGGCCCTGGCTGCGGTCACCCTCTTTCTGATTCTGCGGGCCTTTCCGGCCTTCACCGGGGACCCGGATTCCCGCACCCAGGCCATCCTCTCCCTGAGCGGGGGGCGGGCGAGCAGTTTCCTGGGCTATGTGGGCCCCCTGGTTTTTGGCACCATTCTGATTGCCGGCCTGGCCCTGCTCTTGGCCTTTCCTGTCTCCCTGGGCATCGCCCTCTTCATCGGCTACTACGCTCCCGCCCGCCTGTCCACGTTGCTTAGCACGGTAATCGACCTGCTGGCCGCCGTGCCTTCGGTGATCTACGGGCTCTGGGGGGCTCTGGTCCTGGTTCCCAACATCACCGGCTTCTGGCGCTGGCTGTCCGTTCATTTGGGATGGATTCCGCTGTTTTCCGGACCCGTTGCAGCTCCGGCCAGGTCCGTGGCCACCGTAGCCCTGGTGTTGGCGGTCATGATTCTGCCCATCATCACCTCGGTCACCCGCGACATCCTGATCCAGGCCCCTCGACTCCAGCAGGAGGCCGCCTTGGCTCTGGGCGCCACCAAGTGGGAGATGATCCGGCTCGCGGTCCTGCCCTTCGGTCGCTCGGGGATCATTTCTGCTTCTATGCTGGGGCTGGGCCGCGCCCTGGGCGAGACCATGGCGGTGCTGATGATCCTCTCGCCGGGCCTCAGCTACTCCCTTCGGCTGCTGCAGGCTTCGAAAAGCCAGACCATCGCCGCCAACATAGCCGCCCAGTTCCCGGAGGCGGACTCCCAGGGCGTGGCCCTCCTGGTGGCCACCGGTCTGGTCCTCTTCATCATCACCTTCATCGTCAACTATCTGGCGCGCAGGATCACAGCAAAGGCGGGTGCATGA
- a CDS encoding beta-galactosidase, which yields MSKTDHHDRRQPQPYRPYRWPKEPNGHSGGIWFGGDYNPDQWPEQVWTEDVALMKRAGVTMVTLGIFSWARLEPSDGVWDFGWLDRVVTLLGEAGIAVDMASATATAPYWLYQAHPEVLPVEADGTLVHPGARQSWRPTSPVFRRYALRLCRVMGEHFRDNPTVVAWHVGNEYGWNNAADYSQDALKAFQGWCRRRYGSIEELNRAWGNDFWSQRLQNFDQVPLPEHAGVRDAFINPALRLDFRRFCSDALMDFFCAERDQLQELTPDKPLTTNFMVSTDQCVLDYERWSRQVDFVANDHYFAHGPGHLDELLCSDSLVDAYAQGHPWCLMEHSTSAVNWRNFNASKRQGELIRDALAHVAMGADAINFFQWRQSAFGAEAFHSAMIPHAGPDSAIYAQVADLGGILRGLSRSGLAGTQLEPSPIALLFDADCQWSMADSTLPDCSVDHWQQVYTWYQALLDAGYRADVMPLRGQWERYDVVVLPALILLDQEQAGRLRDYVSRGGRLVVDFASGIMDDHMHVGLGGYPAVLRDLTGIASQEMIALGTSDQGGGSILVSEGIEGNTWVNEPLSIEDSVRVLARYQGRRSYDLDMAGKPAVTVHGYGQGSVLYLGTGFTKESLVSVINRIVPPDFLTGPTGAGLHNGRDGDPRLVHLIRSGPQGRYHFYFNRGATVVRDVSTMGKVLVVQRAARCSGGGLSGNRYTIGVHGVVVTRQ from the coding sequence ATGAGCAAAACGGACCATCATGACCGTCGGCAGCCCCAACCATATAGACCTTACCGATGGCCGAAGGAGCCCAACGGTCATTCGGGAGGAATCTGGTTCGGCGGGGATTACAACCCGGACCAATGGCCAGAGCAGGTATGGACCGAAGATGTTGCGCTGATGAAACGGGCCGGAGTCACCATGGTGACACTGGGCATTTTCTCGTGGGCACGTCTGGAGCCCAGTGACGGAGTCTGGGATTTCGGATGGCTGGATCGGGTGGTGACCTTGCTAGGAGAAGCCGGTATCGCTGTAGACATGGCTTCGGCTACGGCTACGGCCCCATACTGGCTTTACCAGGCACATCCTGAGGTGTTGCCCGTGGAGGCAGATGGAACCCTGGTCCATCCGGGGGCTCGACAATCCTGGAGGCCCACCTCACCTGTTTTTCGACGCTATGCCCTTCGCCTTTGCAGGGTCATGGGAGAGCACTTCCGCGACAATCCGACTGTGGTTGCCTGGCATGTAGGCAATGAATATGGATGGAACAACGCTGCTGACTACTCGCAGGATGCTTTGAAGGCCTTCCAAGGCTGGTGTCGCCGGCGCTATGGCAGCATCGAGGAGCTGAACCGGGCCTGGGGCAACGATTTCTGGTCCCAGCGTCTGCAGAACTTCGATCAGGTTCCCCTGCCTGAACATGCTGGCGTGCGTGATGCCTTCATCAATCCGGCGCTGCGTCTGGATTTCCGTAGATTCTGCTCAGATGCGCTGATGGATTTTTTCTGTGCAGAACGTGATCAGCTGCAGGAGCTCACCCCTGATAAACCGCTGACTACCAACTTCATGGTCTCGACAGACCAATGCGTCCTTGATTATGAGCGTTGGTCCCGCCAGGTCGATTTCGTGGCAAACGACCACTATTTCGCCCATGGACCCGGACACCTGGATGAGCTGCTCTGCTCGGATTCACTGGTGGATGCCTATGCCCAAGGTCATCCTTGGTGCCTGATGGAGCATTCCACATCAGCCGTCAACTGGCGCAATTTCAACGCCTCCAAGCGTCAAGGCGAACTGATTCGGGACGCTCTGGCCCACGTAGCTATGGGGGCGGATGCGATCAACTTCTTCCAATGGCGGCAGTCCGCCTTCGGTGCGGAGGCCTTCCACTCGGCCATGATTCCCCACGCAGGGCCGGATTCGGCGATTTATGCACAGGTTGCCGATTTGGGAGGCATTTTGCGCGGACTTTCCCGGAGCGGACTGGCCGGGACTCAATTGGAACCCTCGCCCATTGCCCTGCTTTTTGATGCCGACTGCCAGTGGTCTATGGCTGATTCGACTCTGCCCGATTGTTCTGTAGATCATTGGCAGCAGGTTTATACCTGGTATCAGGCTCTGCTTGATGCCGGATACAGGGCGGACGTAATGCCACTGAGAGGGCAATGGGAGCGCTATGACGTGGTGGTGTTGCCGGCCCTGATTCTGCTGGATCAGGAGCAAGCCGGCCGTCTGCGCGATTATGTGAGCAGGGGTGGCCGGCTGGTGGTGGACTTCGCCAGTGGCATTATGGACGACCATATGCATGTTGGCTTGGGCGGATATCCTGCGGTTTTGCGTGATTTGACAGGTATCGCTTCCCAGGAGATGATCGCCTTGGGCACGAGTGACCAAGGCGGTGGATCCATCCTGGTATCAGAGGGCATTGAGGGCAATACATGGGTCAACGAGCCCTTGAGCATAGAGGATTCGGTAAGGGTGCTGGCTCGTTACCAAGGACGTCGTTCCTATGACCTCGACATGGCTGGGAAGCCTGCGGTGACCGTCCATGGTTACGGTCAGGGCAGCGTTCTCTATCTGGGGACGGGCTTCACCAAGGAATCGCTGGTCTCGGTGATCAATCGGATTGTTCCTCCTGATTTCCTCACTGGCCCAACAGGGGCAGGGCTGCATAACGGACGTGACGGCGACCCGAGGTTGGTGCACCTGATCAGATCCGGGCCACAGGGTCGGTATCATTTCTATTTCAATCGGGGGGCGACAGTTGTCAGAGATGTGTCCACCATGGGCAAGGTTTTAGTGGTTCAACGAGCAGCCCGGTGCAGTGGGGGTGGTTTATCCGGTAATCGGTACACTATAGGAGTGCATGGTGTGGTGGTCACCCGTCAGTAG
- the pstA gene encoding phosphate ABC transporter permease PstA: MMASRTDRGPVIDFDRFRPTRSSIRARKRKDRLMTVLIGLSFLVALIPLVSVLWVSLSKGMRRLTPDFLTHNMSGVVGGNPTPTGGYGGILHAVIGTLEITFGSMVISIPVGVMCAVYLVEYAHGGRLAKAISLMVDVMSGIPSIVAGLFAFSMFAMVVGPGTVNGLAGSVALSLLMLPTVVKTSEDMLAVVPNDLREAAYALGVTKQRTITSIVLRTALPGIVSGTILAVARVIGETAPLLIASGFIATTNPNLFSGRMTTLPVFVYNEYSQGLAVCGPGADPGCLTDIHMQRAWAAALVLILIVLLLNLLGRLVSRIFAVGRTR, from the coding sequence ATGATGGCAAGCCGAACTGATCGCGGTCCAGTTATCGATTTTGACCGCTTCAGGCCAACCAGGTCCTCCATCCGGGCGCGCAAGCGCAAGGATCGGCTGATGACCGTCCTGATCGGGCTCTCCTTCCTGGTGGCCCTGATTCCGCTGGTTTCGGTGCTCTGGGTCAGCCTGTCCAAGGGGATGCGACGGCTGACACCGGACTTTCTTACCCATAACATGAGCGGTGTGGTAGGGGGCAACCCCACGCCGACCGGAGGCTATGGCGGCATCCTGCACGCGGTAATCGGGACCCTGGAGATCACCTTTGGCTCCATGGTCATATCCATTCCAGTGGGCGTCATGTGCGCGGTCTACCTGGTCGAGTACGCCCACGGAGGTCGCCTGGCCAAGGCCATCAGTCTCATGGTGGACGTGATGAGCGGAATCCCCTCCATAGTGGCCGGCCTCTTTGCCTTCTCCATGTTCGCCATGGTGGTCGGACCAGGTACCGTCAACGGACTTGCCGGCTCGGTGGCCCTCTCGCTGCTTATGCTGCCCACGGTGGTCAAGACCTCTGAGGATATGCTGGCTGTGGTGCCCAACGACCTGCGCGAGGCCGCTTATGCCCTGGGGGTGACCAAGCAGCGTACCATCACCAGCATTGTTCTGCGCACGGCCCTGCCCGGCATCGTCTCGGGCACCATCCTGGCTGTGGCACGGGTCATCGGTGAGACGGCGCCCTTGCTGATAGCTTCGGGCTTCATCGCCACCACCAACCCCAACCTCTTCTCCGGGAGGATGACCACCCTGCCGGTCTTCGTATACAACGAGTATTCCCAGGGGCTGGCCGTCTGCGGGCCAGGTGCCGACCCGGGATGCCTGACCGACATCCACATGCAGCGGGCTTGGGCTGCGGCCCTGGTGCTGATCCTTATCGTCCTGCTGCTCAACCTGCTGGGGCGGCTGGTCTCGCGCATCTTTGCTGTTGGGCGGACCCGTTGA
- a CDS encoding phosphate ABC transporter substrate-binding protein PstS, which yields MHVHGRGRGRFPALLMSLAMMIPLAACGDNVPAASSGTGNTADQALFQGEFAGSGASSQQSADEAWIAGFRKQHPGARISYDPAGSGAGVTAFLSGSTIWAGSDAPLTTEQLERSRQVCGSGTAIDLPVYATPIAVAYNLPDLWPKGSGGHLRMDPALIAMIFSGKVTNWRDPRIAALNPRANLPDLDITVIHRSDKSGTTKSFLSYLHDTAGSAWPYPAGENWPNDLGQGAKGTAGVVMTMNQAEGTFGYADAAQTTGLGTVAVQVGKTWQPPTAKTTANLLDLAQRDPQASQPGRVVLAVDHRTSREHTYPIVLVSYDVVCTAYRHDPDGSKARFAKAWLTYLLSEQGQRMAAANAGSAELGQGLRSQAMASVETIGGKA from the coding sequence ATGCACGTACATGGTCGTGGTCGTGGTAGATTCCCGGCCCTCCTCATGTCCCTGGCAATGATGATTCCCCTGGCGGCCTGCGGTGACAATGTCCCTGCCGCAAGCAGCGGAACAGGCAATACTGCAGATCAAGCACTCTTCCAGGGCGAATTCGCCGGATCTGGCGCATCCTCACAGCAGAGCGCCGACGAGGCCTGGATAGCCGGTTTCCGCAAGCAGCATCCTGGGGCGCGCATCTCCTATGATCCGGCAGGTTCAGGTGCTGGAGTCACGGCTTTCCTGTCAGGCTCGACCATCTGGGCCGGTTCCGATGCACCGCTGACAACAGAGCAGCTTGAGCGCTCGCGTCAGGTCTGCGGTTCCGGCACGGCCATTGACCTGCCCGTTTACGCCACTCCGATCGCCGTGGCCTACAATCTTCCTGACCTGTGGCCCAAGGGCTCAGGCGGCCATCTGCGGATGGACCCGGCTCTGATCGCCATGATCTTCTCCGGAAAGGTCACCAACTGGCGGGATCCACGCATCGCAGCCCTCAATCCGCGAGCCAATCTGCCTGACTTGGACATCACCGTGATCCATCGTTCGGACAAGTCCGGCACTACGAAAAGCTTCCTGTCCTATCTGCACGACACAGCCGGGTCTGCCTGGCCTTATCCAGCGGGCGAGAATTGGCCCAACGACCTGGGGCAGGGCGCCAAGGGCACTGCCGGAGTGGTCATGACCATGAACCAGGCAGAGGGCACCTTCGGCTATGCGGACGCAGCCCAGACCACCGGGCTGGGCACTGTGGCCGTCCAGGTGGGGAAGACCTGGCAGCCGCCTACAGCAAAGACCACAGCCAACTTGCTTGATCTGGCCCAGCGGGATCCCCAGGCCAGCCAGCCCGGACGGGTGGTCCTGGCTGTGGACCATCGCACCAGCCGGGAGCATACCTATCCCATCGTCCTGGTCTCTTACGATGTGGTTTGCACCGCCTACCGACATGATCCGGACGGATCCAAGGCTCGGTTCGCCAAGGCTTGGCTGACCTATCTGCTGAGCGAGCAGGGTCAGCGCATGGCAGCGGCCAATGCGGGCAGCGCCGAGCTGGGGCAGGGGCTGCGCAGTCAGGCCATGGCCTCGGTGGAGACCATCGGAGGGAAGGCATGA
- a CDS encoding MDR family MFS transporter, which produces MRKQELAKRGRTLSKDGAFVNGKLTHEAFLSLAILTVITFLGNFTQLQLASALPTIVDEFHITLTTGQWLTSVFQLVMGVMVPLTGFLTKRFSTRQIVITSMAVFTLGSLLSWQSQTFALVLLGRILEAVGTGTMWPVLQITVFSIYPLAKRGMAMGTVGLAMSVAPAIGPTLGGWQTDANGWRSIFLTLSICGAVALLLSIFGLRNFGQRDTSVKADFFSVALSIFGFGGLMFGFTNIENFPITSFMTWPFMLVGLIGIVWFVLRQLHHDKPLLDLHVLRIKNFTVGTIIASMSFFAFSSVTVILPMYIQTDRGFSATMSGLVMLPGAIGTAIAQFFGGRLLDRWGARPVAMTGCSVLLLGTIAMSLIGADTWIGLVSICQFIRQIGMGFTLMPLTTWSLNNLAPKDVSAGSAVTNTARQIAGAVGAPILVILMETITTLRHNAMGGGHSTQIAANIFGVQWALRISALICLGMVLLVYFGVRGNGAGSGRQMTRMLLRHMHIIHTDAPAITASTADSKAQD; this is translated from the coding sequence ATGAGGAAGCAGGAGCTCGCCAAGCGAGGGCGGACCCTCAGCAAGGATGGAGCCTTCGTCAACGGAAAGCTCACCCATGAGGCCTTCCTGTCGCTGGCCATCCTCACCGTCATCACCTTCCTGGGCAACTTCACCCAGCTGCAGCTGGCCTCCGCCCTGCCCACCATTGTGGACGAGTTCCATATCACCCTGACCACCGGCCAGTGGCTGACCTCGGTATTCCAGCTGGTCATGGGCGTCATGGTGCCGTTGACCGGTTTTCTGACCAAACGCTTCTCCACCAGGCAGATCGTCATCACCTCCATGGCCGTCTTCACCCTGGGATCCCTGTTGAGCTGGCAGTCGCAGACCTTCGCTCTGGTCCTGCTGGGCCGCATCCTGGAGGCTGTAGGCACGGGAACCATGTGGCCCGTCCTGCAGATCACCGTCTTCTCCATCTATCCGTTGGCCAAGCGCGGCATGGCCATGGGCACTGTAGGCCTGGCAATGAGCGTGGCCCCGGCCATCGGCCCTACCCTGGGCGGATGGCAGACCGATGCCAACGGCTGGCGCTCCATCTTCCTGACACTGAGCATCTGCGGGGCCGTGGCGCTGCTCCTGTCCATCTTCGGCCTGCGCAACTTCGGCCAGCGCGACACCAGCGTCAAGGCGGACTTCTTCTCGGTGGCCCTGTCCATCTTCGGATTCGGCGGCCTCATGTTCGGCTTCACCAACATCGAGAACTTCCCCATCACCTCCTTCATGACCTGGCCCTTCATGCTGGTCGGCCTGATCGGGATCGTCTGGTTCGTTCTGCGCCAGCTCCATCACGACAAGCCCCTGCTGGACCTGCATGTGCTGCGGATCAAGAACTTCACTGTGGGCACCATCATCGCCTCCATGTCCTTCTTCGCCTTCAGCTCGGTCACCGTCATCCTGCCCATGTACATCCAGACTGACCGCGGCTTCTCGGCCACCATGAGCGGTCTGGTCATGCTGCCTGGAGCTATCGGCACCGCCATCGCCCAGTTCTTCGGCGGCCGGTTGCTGGACCGCTGGGGCGCACGTCCCGTGGCCATGACGGGCTGCTCGGTCCTGCTGCTGGGCACCATCGCCATGAGCCTGATCGGCGCCGATACCTGGATCGGCCTGGTCTCCATCTGCCAGTTCATCCGCCAGATCGGCATGGGCTTCACCCTGATGCCCTTGACCACCTGGTCCCTGAACAACCTGGCTCCCAAGGACGTTTCAGCTGGTTCGGCCGTCACCAACACGGCCCGGCAGATCGCCGGCGCTGTCGGCGCACCCATCCTGGTCATCCTCATGGAGACCATCACCACCCTGCGCCACAACGCCATGGGCGGTGGTCACTCCACCCAGATCGCAGCCAACATCTTCGGCGTGCAGTGGGCCCTGCGCATCTCGGCACTGATCTGCCTGGGCATGGTTCTGCTGGTCTACTTCGGCGTTCGTGGAAACGGCGCCGGCTCCGGCCGTCAGATGACCCGCATGCTCCTGCGCCACATGCACATCATCCACACTGACGCTCCTGCCATCACCGCCTCCACCGCCGACTCCAAGGCCCAGGACTGA
- a CDS encoding LacI family DNA-binding transcriptional regulator, producing MATDEGRPGKRITLREVASKAGVSLKTASNVINGNGRMSKATRARVQQVIDESGYKVNAAARNLHRNKTGIITLAVPSLTPPYLSELANRVIDSARLRDYAVYVSTYAEGSAKGAHEILASFNSTISDGIILSMSELERFAVEDLDVRYPLVCVGARTTHGVADHVMVDDAEAARMAAEYLFDRSVRSLAVIGLHAPLDQNQLEAAIEGNAELRMKGVLKAVHARGLQLDDRLLGVTGYDWTLGSGYLTMQRILEAGVPFDGVVALNDQLAIGALSALTAYGRAVPDQVQIIGFDNIEESAYLQTPLTTMDSCLGWISRTCVDRVLGRIGGRATAPQDLVVGSQVIARKTTR from the coding sequence ATGGCTACGGATGAAGGACGTCCAGGTAAGCGGATCACCCTACGCGAGGTGGCCAGCAAGGCGGGTGTTTCGCTGAAGACCGCATCCAATGTGATCAACGGCAATGGCCGTATGTCCAAGGCGACCCGTGCGCGTGTGCAGCAGGTGATCGACGAATCGGGATACAAGGTCAATGCCGCGGCCCGTAATTTGCACCGGAACAAAACCGGTATCATTACGCTGGCTGTGCCTTCGTTGACACCTCCCTACCTGTCCGAATTGGCTAATAGGGTCATCGACAGCGCCCGCCTGCGGGACTATGCAGTCTATGTCAGCACATATGCCGAGGGGTCTGCCAAGGGAGCGCATGAGATTCTGGCCTCCTTTAACAGCACTATCAGCGACGGCATAATCCTGTCCATGTCGGAGCTTGAGCGGTTCGCCGTGGAGGATCTGGATGTGCGCTACCCCCTGGTTTGCGTAGGCGCGCGGACTACCCATGGGGTGGCGGATCATGTCATGGTCGATGATGCCGAGGCAGCTCGGATGGCCGCAGAGTATCTATTTGATCGGTCGGTGCGTTCACTGGCGGTCATCGGTCTGCATGCGCCGCTTGACCAGAATCAATTGGAGGCTGCAATCGAAGGCAATGCCGAGTTAAGGATGAAAGGCGTGCTTAAGGCGGTTCACGCAAGAGGACTGCAACTGGATGACCGGCTTCTGGGTGTAACCGGTTATGACTGGACCTTGGGCAGCGGGTACCTGACCATGCAACGGATATTAGAGGCGGGCGTGCCCTTCGATGGGGTGGTCGCTCTCAATGATCAGCTGGCTATCGGTGCATTGTCAGCACTGACTGCTTACGGCAGAGCCGTACCTGACCAGGTCCAGATCATCGGGTTTGACAACATCGAGGAGTCAGCTTATCTGCAGACTCCGCTTACTACCATGGATTCCTGTTTGGGGTGGATCTCACGAACCTGCGTCGACCGCGTCCTGGGACGTATCGGAGGCAGAGCTACGGCACCCCAGGATCTTGTCGTCGGATCACAAGTCATAGCCCGCAAAACCACCCGGTGA
- a CDS encoding AEC family transporter produces MGVLLEPATLLGIILVGYLFKRFGLFRPLDYRVLQTVVFDLVLPGAIIYSFATNPHDPSLLLVSAFAFVAALIPPLAIFLTSRHRSTAQRAFLMLNGSGFNIGCFCFPMLQSLLGTAALVPAAMFDIGNSVMVSAGTNVMTQGLLHIRPGQSLDPDAGEPVKLDDPDARKLHRKAAAISIFKGFLSSPSFDTYMVMVGFTLAGISLPDWSAQITRPLSTANAFCSMLMVGMLMDLPGGRDDVKSVLQILAWRLPFGILFATAAWYLLPFEPLIRQAVALCCLAPTAVFATMFTDKVLGNARLAGFTLALTAVIGAVLMVLAHLLMGAI; encoded by the coding sequence ATGGGAGTACTGCTGGAACCGGCCACCCTCTTGGGCATCATCCTGGTGGGCTACCTGTTCAAGCGTTTTGGGCTCTTTCGCCCGCTGGACTACCGGGTGCTGCAGACCGTGGTGTTCGACCTGGTCCTGCCCGGGGCCATCATCTACTCCTTCGCTACCAACCCTCACGATCCCAGCCTGCTTCTGGTCTCGGCCTTCGCCTTCGTGGCCGCGCTGATTCCGCCCTTGGCCATCTTCCTGACCAGCAGGCATCGGTCTACGGCTCAGCGGGCTTTTCTTATGCTCAACGGATCGGGTTTCAACATCGGGTGCTTCTGCTTTCCCATGCTTCAGTCGCTGCTTGGCACGGCGGCTCTGGTGCCCGCCGCCATGTTCGACATCGGCAACTCGGTCATGGTATCTGCGGGGACCAACGTCATGACCCAAGGGCTTCTGCATATTCGACCCGGCCAGTCCCTGGATCCCGATGCGGGGGAGCCGGTCAAGCTGGATGATCCGGATGCTCGCAAACTCCATCGCAAGGCCGCGGCCATCTCCATATTCAAAGGCTTCTTGAGCTCGCCCTCCTTCGACACTTACATGGTTATGGTGGGCTTTACGCTCGCCGGAATCTCCCTGCCAGACTGGTCGGCCCAGATCACCCGCCCATTATCGACGGCCAACGCCTTCTGCTCTATGCTTATGGTGGGCATGCTCATGGACTTGCCTGGTGGACGGGATGATGTCAAGTCCGTATTGCAGATCCTGGCCTGGCGACTGCCCTTCGGCATCCTGTTCGCAACGGCCGCATGGTATTTGCTGCCCTTCGAACCCTTGATTCGTCAGGCGGTGGCCCTGTGCTGCCTGGCTCCGACGGCGGTTTTCGCCACCATGTTCACCGACAAGGTCTTGGGCAACGCCCGTCTGGCCGGATTCACCCTGGCCCTGACTGCGGTGATCGGCGCGGTGCTTATGGTTTTGGCGCATCTGCTGATGGGCGCCATCTAA